In one Brassica oleracea var. oleracea cultivar TO1000 chromosome C9, BOL, whole genome shotgun sequence genomic region, the following are encoded:
- the LOC106317250 gene encoding auxin-responsive protein SAUR22, whose amino-acid sequence MAGGIAKCSKIRHIVKLRQMLRQWRNKARMSSARRCVPSDVPSGYVAVYVGSSRRRFVVRATHLNHPVLKNLLVKAEEEFGFANHGPLVIPCEESVFEESIRLINRSCRFNCTDDLKKNRHGGSRSKLDLLIESRPLLHGVSDKANIW is encoded by the coding sequence ATGGCTGGAGGTATCGCAAAATGCAGCAAGATCCGACACATTGTGAAGCTGAGACAGATGCTCCGGCAATGGAGGAACAAGGCGCGAATGTCGTCTGCCAGACGCTGCGTACCGTCGGATGTGCCGTCAGGATACGTGGCGGTCTACGTTGGAAGCAGTCGCAGGAGATTTGTGGTGCGTGCAACACATCTTAACCACCCGGTCCTCAAGAATCTCTTGGTCAAAGCCGAAGAGGAGTTCGGTTTTGCTAACCACGGTCCGTTGGTTATCCCATGCGAAGAATCGGTTTTCGAGGAATCGATTCGGTTAATAAACCGGTCATGTCGGTTCAACTGTACCGATGACTTAAAGAAAAACCGCCACGGTGGAAGTAGGAGCAAGCTGGATCTTTTGATCGAATCTCGGCCGTTGCTGCACGGTGTCTCGGATAAGGCTAACATCTGGTGA